A genomic region of Polyangiaceae bacterium contains the following coding sequences:
- a CDS encoding DUF4340 domain-containing protein, producing MKTELKIYVAIAILLALGGGWYATNQKKQKDIAAHSAPAAMADLPTIAVSKDDVEAITKLEVKNADKSSVTLEKKGDAWEVTAPVSAKANAANVRSLLDNLKDLKVKESIDRGTTTYAQYELNDEKGVHVVAYKGDGKVFDAYFGKSGSRGQLARVGGKDGVWIVNGYSPFLYTREVKNWRETSILKFEDANVIQASVTNPNGQFSFSQNDGKWSGSFTKRDKDGKLQDKPEKKWEKFDEGKVKEMLRAFKSLTAEDFGDDKSDAGLDAAETNGGVVQIKLKDNAGDITVKVGKTNKGTSRFALKEGGDGTLYVISSWSADWATANREKFEKSDDKKDEPHGADDGHGHGDIPGLPPDLQ from the coding sequence ATGAAGACCGAACTCAAGATCTACGTGGCGATCGCCATCCTCCTCGCCCTCGGCGGCGGCTGGTACGCCACGAATCAAAAGAAGCAAAAGGACATTGCTGCGCACTCGGCCCCGGCAGCCATGGCCGACCTTCCGACCATCGCGGTGAGCAAAGACGACGTCGAAGCCATCACGAAGCTCGAGGTCAAGAACGCGGACAAATCGAGCGTTACCCTCGAAAAGAAGGGGGACGCTTGGGAAGTCACCGCTCCCGTATCCGCCAAGGCCAATGCGGCCAACGTCCGGTCGCTGCTCGACAACTTGAAGGATCTCAAGGTCAAGGAGAGCATCGATCGCGGCACGACGACGTACGCGCAGTACGAGCTGAACGACGAGAAGGGGGTGCATGTCGTGGCCTACAAGGGCGACGGCAAGGTCTTCGACGCGTACTTCGGCAAGAGCGGCTCACGCGGACAGCTTGCACGCGTGGGCGGCAAAGACGGCGTGTGGATCGTCAACGGGTACTCGCCGTTCCTGTACACGCGCGAGGTCAAGAACTGGCGCGAGACGTCCATCCTCAAGTTCGAGGATGCGAACGTGATTCAAGCGTCCGTGACAAACCCGAACGGTCAGTTCAGCTTCTCGCAGAACGATGGGAAGTGGTCCGGGTCGTTCACGAAGCGCGACAAGGACGGCAAGCTCCAGGACAAACCCGAGAAGAAGTGGGAGAAGTTCGACGAAGGCAAGGTCAAGGAGATGCTGCGTGCATTCAAGTCCTTGACGGCGGAAGACTTCGGCGACGACAAGTCCGACGCGGGTCTCGATGCTGCCGAGACGAACGGTGGTGTCGTTCAGATCAAGCTGAAGGACAACGCGGGCGACATCACGGTCAAGGTTGGAAAGACAAACAAGGGCACGAGCCGTTTCGCCTTGAAGGAAGGCGGCGACGGGACGCTCTACGTGATCTCGTCGTGGTCGGCCGATTGGGCGACCGCGAACCGCGAGAAGTTCGAGAAGTCCGACGACAAGAAGGACGAGCCGCACGGTGCCGACGATGGCCACGGCCACGGCGACATCCCTGGTCTTCCGCCCGATTTGCAATGA
- a CDS encoding phenylalanine--tRNA ligase subunit beta encodes MKASCRWLRELVPGLDASVDEIARRLTHAGIEVEGINEFGEGTKSLVVAEVVAFEPHPARAKLRLVTVKLGADTTQKVVCGAPNVPDPGGLVAFAPLGSHLPAVGLTLTPREIGGVVSEGMLCSERELGLNAVASKDEDHGILILPKGVAAPGTPLREAMPEVHDHILHLGLTPNRPDCLGHIGLAREVAALFGLPFQLPTIHAAKRVAEGEDVGRHVSVAIEDLERCPRYGAGLVLDVAVGPSPSWLKYRLESLGIRSISNIVDVTNLLLLEYGQPMHAFDLDDVRGGKIIVRRAKLGEKLTTLDGVDRALDADDLVIADAEGPTALAGIMGGAHSEIRQTTRRVLLECAYFAPRGVRRAARRHGMHTESSHRFERGVNHGTMDAALARATALLADLSGGQAAPAPLFAGAPLPPREPVRLRASRMHSLLGVAVPMPEATDILQRLGFDVTETHGEDDAAYALVVPPPHRPDIAGEADLMEEVIRVRGLGTVPTVLPALRPQPPRTAFDLQNRVRAAAVALGLSEAITYGFVSPQELEALGLPPAPFKLLNPLVETRSVMRTSLLPGLLEALGRARRHGVHDVRLFTSGARFLASEQTAPLADEVPSFAAILAGSRRAVLQKPVEVDVYDAKGIAVEIVERVTQQSATVAHQPENERAPYLHPRGAAFVLVEGRVVGSFGPLHPDVVDALDLGGGCVVMELDLRALAQVGTRRPQYKPIPVLPAATRDIALVVSDEIEAGTVGASIQEAAGELCESVELFDLFRGQGIPAGHRSLAFHVVYRDPRAATDPENAKTLTDEEVDRRHKSVVEAAHKKFGATLRA; translated from the coding sequence ATGAAGGCTTCCTGCCGCTGGCTGCGCGAACTGGTCCCAGGTCTCGATGCTTCCGTCGATGAAATTGCACGGAGGCTCACTCATGCAGGAATCGAGGTCGAGGGGATCAACGAGTTCGGCGAAGGGACGAAGTCGCTGGTCGTCGCAGAGGTCGTGGCGTTCGAGCCGCATCCGGCGCGCGCCAAGCTGCGGCTCGTGACGGTGAAGCTCGGCGCAGACACGACGCAGAAGGTCGTTTGCGGTGCCCCGAACGTGCCCGATCCGGGGGGCCTCGTGGCGTTCGCGCCGCTCGGTTCACATCTGCCCGCGGTGGGCCTGACGCTGACACCTCGCGAGATTGGCGGGGTCGTGAGCGAAGGCATGCTCTGCTCGGAGCGGGAACTGGGGCTGAACGCCGTTGCCAGCAAGGACGAAGACCACGGCATCTTGATCCTGCCCAAGGGCGTTGCTGCGCCCGGCACGCCGCTGCGTGAAGCGATGCCCGAGGTGCACGACCACATCCTGCATCTTGGTTTGACCCCCAACCGACCGGATTGTCTGGGCCACATCGGCTTGGCGCGTGAAGTCGCAGCGCTGTTTGGTTTGCCGTTCCAACTGCCCACGATTCACGCAGCGAAGCGCGTTGCCGAAGGTGAAGACGTCGGACGGCACGTGTCGGTCGCGATCGAGGACCTCGAGCGATGCCCGCGATACGGCGCAGGCTTGGTTCTCGACGTGGCGGTGGGTCCTTCGCCGTCGTGGCTGAAGTACCGCCTCGAGAGCTTGGGAATTCGTTCCATCTCCAACATTGTGGACGTGACAAACCTTCTGCTGCTCGAGTACGGGCAACCGATGCACGCGTTCGATTTGGACGATGTGCGAGGCGGAAAGATCATCGTTCGTCGCGCCAAACTGGGCGAGAAGCTCACGACGCTGGATGGCGTCGATCGCGCGCTCGACGCGGATGACCTCGTGATTGCGGATGCCGAAGGACCGACAGCGCTTGCGGGCATCATGGGTGGTGCGCACAGCGAGATTCGGCAAACCACGCGGCGGGTGCTCCTCGAATGCGCGTACTTCGCGCCGCGAGGGGTTCGTCGAGCGGCTCGGCGACACGGCATGCACACGGAATCGAGTCATCGGTTCGAGCGAGGCGTGAACCACGGGACGATGGATGCGGCGCTCGCTAGGGCGACGGCGCTACTCGCGGATTTGTCGGGTGGACAGGCGGCTCCAGCGCCGCTCTTTGCGGGTGCACCCCTTCCACCACGCGAGCCCGTGCGCCTGCGTGCGTCACGCATGCACTCGCTGCTGGGCGTCGCAGTCCCCATGCCGGAAGCAACGGACATCCTTCAGCGGCTCGGCTTCGACGTGACGGAAACGCATGGCGAAGACGACGCGGCTTACGCGCTGGTGGTGCCTCCGCCGCATCGTCCGGACATCGCCGGAGAAGCGGACCTCATGGAAGAGGTCATCCGCGTGCGAGGCCTTGGCACGGTGCCCACGGTGCTTCCAGCGCTGCGCCCGCAACCACCTCGCACGGCGTTCGACCTGCAGAACCGCGTGCGTGCAGCAGCCGTCGCGCTGGGTTTGTCCGAGGCGATCACGTACGGGTTCGTATCACCGCAAGAGCTCGAAGCGCTCGGTTTACCACCGGCACCGTTCAAGCTTCTGAACCCGCTCGTCGAAACGCGTTCGGTGATGCGCACGTCGCTGCTTCCTGGCCTCCTCGAAGCGCTTGGTCGAGCGCGCCGTCATGGTGTGCACGACGTCCGGCTCTTCACGTCGGGCGCGCGATTTCTCGCGAGCGAGCAAACCGCGCCCCTTGCCGACGAGGTCCCGTCGTTTGCGGCGATCCTTGCAGGCTCGCGGCGCGCGGTGCTGCAAAAGCCCGTGGAGGTCGACGTGTACGACGCCAAGGGCATCGCCGTGGAGATTGTCGAGCGTGTCACGCAGCAGAGCGCGACGGTCGCGCATCAGCCTGAAAACGAGCGTGCGCCGTACTTGCATCCGCGCGGGGCGGCGTTTGTCTTGGTTGAAGGTCGCGTCGTCGGCAGCTTCGGCCCGCTGCATCCGGATGTGGTCGATGCGCTGGATCTGGGCGGTGGTTGCGTCGTGATGGAGCTCGACCTGCGAGCGCTCGCGCAGGTGGGCACGCGAAGGCCGCAATACAAGCCGATTCCGGTGCTTCCTGCAGCAACGCGGGACATCGCGCTGGTCGTATCGGACGAGATCGAGGCGGGCACCGTAGGGGCTTCAATCCAAGAAGCAGCCGGCGAATTGTGCGAATCGGTCGAGCTTTTCGACCTGTTCCGCGGCCAGGGCATTCCCGCCGGGCATCGGTCTCTCGCGTTCCACGTCGTGTACCGCGATCCGCGCGCAGCGACCGATCCTGAAAACGCAAAAACGCTCACGGACGAAGAAGTCGATCGCCGTCACAAGAGCGTCGTCGAAGCTGCGCACAAGAAGTTTGGCGCGACGCTTCGAGCGTGA
- a CDS encoding ATP-dependent DNA helicase, producing the protein MADAVERALEEGRVLFCEAGTGTGKTLAYLVPAILSGRKVVISTATKALEEQIFSKDLPLVSTLLGLPVSAALVKGLGNYLCLRRYDELRKSPEAYRDDKLLRSLPIVEDWASYTATGDLAEIASLPEGDPIRREVCSSSETRIGSNCTYYERCFVTRMKREAEAARIIVVNHHLFFADLALKVGRGDVPGAGALPPYDAVIFDEAHELEDIATDFFGTRVSQTRFDTMLRDADRAFIATGLSDRVLGKGEGAVITSLTREAADQFFAQVAQVVAKDPRSNEGRVELAHDAWSGDLLNAYHRVDNCLDGLMNYAGNNAKAEAVALVGMRSSMLRDDLAKIVDKHHNHVTWAEVRPRSIAIGASAVDVGHIFRESVFERIGSVVLTSATLTPKPGDYRYLRSRLGIDENVTVPVDELVVPSPFDYASRALLYTPLDLPDVADAAFGAAAADRIAALVGVVGGGAFVLCTSSRAMVGFGRALAGRVPGPLMVQGQAPKGLLLERFRASRNAVLVATMSFWEGVDVPGDALRLVIIDKIPFAVPTDPIVVARSQAIEQAGGKPFAEYSVPQAAITLKQGFGRLIRTRKDRGVVAILDRRVRTRGYGQTLLAGLPSASRTEQLDDVEAFWKRLLAE; encoded by the coding sequence ATGGCCGACGCCGTCGAACGAGCGCTCGAAGAAGGCCGCGTGCTGTTTTGCGAAGCGGGCACAGGGACGGGAAAAACCCTCGCGTACCTGGTTCCCGCCATCCTGAGCGGCCGGAAGGTCGTCATTTCGACCGCCACCAAGGCGCTCGAAGAACAGATTTTTAGTAAGGATTTGCCGCTCGTTTCGACGCTCCTTGGCTTGCCCGTTTCGGCGGCGCTCGTGAAGGGACTCGGCAACTACTTGTGCCTGCGTCGTTACGACGAGCTGCGCAAGAGCCCCGAAGCGTACCGGGATGACAAACTCTTGCGATCGCTCCCCATCGTCGAAGATTGGGCGAGCTACACGGCGACGGGAGATCTCGCAGAGATCGCGTCGCTGCCGGAGGGCGATCCGATTCGTCGCGAGGTCTGTTCGTCCAGCGAAACGCGCATCGGTTCGAATTGTACGTACTACGAACGGTGCTTCGTCACGCGCATGAAGCGAGAAGCGGAAGCGGCGCGCATCATCGTGGTCAACCATCACCTCTTCTTTGCGGACTTGGCGCTGAAGGTGGGCCGCGGAGACGTTCCTGGCGCAGGCGCATTGCCCCCGTACGATGCAGTGATCTTCGATGAAGCCCACGAGCTCGAAGACATCGCGACGGACTTTTTCGGCACGCGCGTGTCGCAAACTCGGTTCGACACGATGCTGCGCGACGCCGATCGCGCTTTCATCGCGACGGGTTTGTCCGACCGAGTGCTCGGGAAAGGCGAGGGCGCGGTCATCACGTCGCTCACGCGCGAAGCAGCCGATCAATTTTTTGCGCAGGTTGCTCAGGTCGTAGCGAAGGATCCGCGGTCGAACGAAGGACGGGTCGAGCTTGCGCACGATGCGTGGTCGGGCGATCTTTTGAACGCATACCATCGGGTCGACAACTGCCTCGATGGGCTCATGAATTACGCGGGCAACAACGCGAAAGCCGAGGCGGTAGCGCTGGTGGGCATGCGTTCGAGCATGTTGCGCGACGACCTCGCCAAGATCGTGGACAAGCACCACAACCACGTCACGTGGGCCGAGGTTCGTCCGCGGTCGATCGCGATTGGAGCTTCCGCGGTCGACGTGGGGCACATCTTTCGCGAGTCGGTGTTCGAGCGCATCGGATCGGTCGTGCTCACGAGCGCGACGCTCACGCCGAAGCCGGGGGATTACCGCTATCTGCGTTCACGTTTGGGGATCGATGAGAACGTCACGGTACCCGTGGACGAGCTCGTCGTGCCTTCGCCATTCGATTACGCGTCACGCGCGCTTTTGTACACGCCGCTGGACTTGCCGGACGTCGCTGACGCGGCCTTTGGCGCGGCAGCGGCCGATCGCATCGCGGCGCTCGTGGGCGTCGTTGGTGGCGGCGCGTTTGTCTTGTGCACATCGAGTCGCGCGATGGTGGGGTTTGGCAGGGCACTTGCTGGTCGAGTTCCCGGGCCGCTGATGGTGCAGGGGCAAGCGCCGAAAGGGCTGCTTCTCGAGCGTTTCCGTGCATCGAGGAACGCGGTGCTCGTGGCGACGATGAGCTTTTGGGAAGGCGTCGACGTGCCTGGAGATGCGCTCAGGCTGGTCATCATCGACAAGATTCCGTTTGCCGTGCCGACCGATCCGATCGTGGTGGCCAGGTCTCAGGCCATCGAACAAGCGGGCGGCAAGCCGTTCGCCGAGTACTCGGTGCCGCAAGCCGCGATCACGTTGAAGCAAGGGTTTGGGCGATTGATACGAACGCGTAAGGATCGCGGAGTCGTCGCGATCTTGGATCGACGCGTTCGCACGCGAGGGTACGGACAAACGCTGCTCGCGGGTTTGCCCTCGGCGTCGCGGACGGAGCAGCTCGATGATGTCGAGGCGTTCTGGAAAAGGCTGCTCGCGGAATAG
- a CDS encoding peptidylprolyl isomerase encodes MNKLTSILGGLAVFAIAIVFIVQFRPNAGQQVATGPTCAIEVRGSCIPTLHYWASFRMMVPRGAEAALLRQLRMRKMTAEGLVERYLLNEDAKRLGITVSEDDLNTELRSGRMHLSAPVAPIKLADGTAVEPAKLMPYLGLGPDMVRYWPVKDKQTGKFDLKTYEREVRAMAKMSPQEFRAYQKEELIAARMRDIVRSRVQVGEEEAFARYAKDKSQAVVSYVRLDKRFYADLVADTSTKSIDAWVALNKEEEERVWNARKSQYTPECRVTRHILAKINEDAADPDAEKEKARKKIKEARERLDKGESFADVAKSLSDDGSAEQGGLLGCVGKGKMVKPFEDATFGAELGKVVETESQFGIHLIVIDKIAKDLEAEALGRAEVDKEIYLAHETERLAAEAAKAILAAVQGGKKIDEAVTAHIADLEAKAAQAAEEAQGGKDKKKDDKKKDDKKGEEAEAAPSLFAMHPARPVVETSLPFNASGSPIPGASPASNAAAMAFKLEKPGDVPNDIVELFNGYAVMVLKEKTPASKEAWEKDKTMFIARLRAEKQNDALTAYLDRLRNTLGAEIKYGPEFVNEPKESDPSSEEPTE; translated from the coding sequence GTGAACAAGTTGACGAGCATCCTGGGTGGCCTGGCGGTCTTTGCGATCGCCATCGTTTTCATCGTGCAGTTCCGCCCCAACGCGGGACAGCAGGTGGCTACCGGCCCAACGTGCGCCATCGAAGTGCGAGGTTCGTGCATCCCCACCCTCCACTACTGGGCGTCCTTCCGAATGATGGTCCCGCGCGGCGCAGAAGCCGCGCTCTTGCGACAGCTCCGCATGCGCAAAATGACCGCCGAAGGCCTCGTCGAGCGCTACCTGCTCAACGAAGACGCCAAACGCCTCGGCATCACCGTCTCCGAAGACGACCTCAACACCGAGCTCAGGTCGGGGCGCATGCATCTTTCGGCGCCCGTCGCCCCCATCAAACTCGCCGACGGCACCGCAGTCGAGCCTGCGAAGCTCATGCCCTACTTGGGCCTCGGACCCGACATGGTTCGTTACTGGCCCGTCAAGGACAAGCAAACCGGAAAGTTTGACCTCAAAACGTACGAACGTGAAGTACGGGCCATGGCGAAGATGAGCCCGCAGGAGTTCCGCGCCTACCAAAAGGAAGAGCTCATCGCGGCGCGCATGCGCGACATCGTCCGATCACGCGTTCAAGTGGGCGAAGAAGAAGCTTTCGCGCGCTACGCGAAGGACAAGTCGCAAGCGGTCGTGTCGTACGTTCGCTTGGACAAACGCTTCTACGCCGATCTCGTTGCCGACACTTCGACAAAGTCCATCGATGCGTGGGTCGCGCTCAACAAGGAAGAAGAAGAGCGCGTGTGGAACGCTCGCAAAAGCCAGTACACGCCCGAATGTCGCGTGACGCGGCACATCCTGGCGAAGATCAACGAGGATGCCGCCGATCCCGATGCCGAGAAAGAAAAGGCGCGCAAGAAGATCAAGGAAGCACGTGAGCGCCTCGACAAAGGTGAAAGCTTTGCCGACGTAGCAAAGTCGCTCAGCGACGATGGCAGCGCCGAACAAGGCGGCCTGCTCGGATGCGTGGGCAAGGGCAAGATGGTCAAACCCTTCGAAGACGCGACGTTCGGCGCTGAACTTGGCAAAGTCGTCGAAACGGAATCTCAGTTCGGCATCCACCTCATCGTCATCGACAAGATCGCCAAAGACTTGGAAGCCGAAGCGCTCGGACGCGCCGAAGTCGACAAAGAGATTTACCTCGCGCACGAGACGGAGCGCCTCGCAGCCGAAGCAGCAAAAGCGATCCTTGCAGCGGTGCAAGGCGGCAAGAAGATCGACGAGGCCGTCACGGCACACATCGCGGATCTGGAAGCGAAGGCAGCACAAGCGGCCGAGGAAGCTCAAGGCGGCAAAGACAAGAAGAAGGACGACAAAAAGAAGGATGACAAGAAGGGTGAGGAAGCCGAAGCAGCTCCATCGCTCTTCGCCATGCATCCCGCGCGTCCGGTCGTCGAAACGAGCTTGCCGTTCAATGCGTCCGGTAGTCCCATCCCCGGGGCATCGCCCGCGAGCAATGCAGCCGCGATGGCCTTCAAGCTCGAAAAGCCCGGCGACGTGCCAAACGACATCGTCGAGCTGTTCAACGGTTACGCCGTCATGGTGCTGAAGGAGAAAACTCCGGCATCCAAAGAGGCGTGGGAGAAGGACAAGACGATGTTCATCGCGCGCCTTCGCGCGGAGAAGCAAAACGACGCGCTCACTGCGTACCTGGACCGCCTGCGCAACACGCTCGGAGCGGAAATCAAGTACGGCCCGGAGTTCGTGAACGAACCGAAAGAGTCGGACCCTTCGAGCGAAGAGCCGACCGAGTAG
- a CDS encoding insulinase family protein, whose translation MLIHHDLVLSSGLPVVVVPQPNVHRAVAALFLRVGPRFETPATNGLSHFLEHMSFRGTRTYPSAHTQALAFERLGGTLFAATSVDHGVMSIAVPPRNFERIIDLLGEVTTTPRFTDVEIERGIVREEILEDLDDDGRVIDADDLSRQLIFEAHPLGYRITGGLDTLARFDEAMLRAHHARHYTTANAMLCLAGNFDVTAAVAAAERAFAAMPRGARVEATAPRNGQTHPRFSFVKNQSSQTDLRIVFRAVSEHDAHEPSVEMLLRVLDDGMSTRLYERICDRLGLCYDVSGMFEAYEDDGVVDIAAGMAHDRATIVLTEIFALVDELASHGPRPEELDKAKDRHLWSVEAMADDAEEVASFYGLSAFTNSVRTPQLRHEQLASVTVADVRDAAQRIFRPERMGVVAVGMLKRSQESKMDKIVQGFGGVR comes from the coding sequence ATGCTGATCCACCACGATCTCGTCCTGTCGAGTGGGCTGCCGGTGGTCGTCGTACCGCAGCCCAACGTTCACCGCGCGGTGGCCGCGCTTTTTCTGCGCGTGGGTCCTCGCTTCGAAACGCCCGCGACAAACGGTTTGTCCCACTTCCTCGAACACATGTCGTTTCGAGGCACGCGCACGTACCCGTCCGCGCACACGCAAGCGCTCGCGTTCGAGCGGCTTGGGGGAACGCTGTTCGCCGCAACGTCGGTGGATCACGGCGTGATGAGCATCGCGGTGCCACCGCGAAACTTCGAGCGTATCATCGATCTGTTGGGTGAGGTGACGACGACGCCCAGGTTCACCGACGTCGAGATCGAACGCGGTATCGTGCGCGAGGAGATCCTCGAAGACCTGGACGACGATGGGCGTGTCATCGATGCCGACGACCTTTCACGGCAGCTCATTTTCGAGGCGCATCCGCTCGGATATCGCATCACGGGCGGGCTCGATACGCTGGCCCGTTTCGATGAAGCGATGCTCAGGGCGCATCACGCGCGTCATTACACGACCGCCAACGCCATGCTTTGCCTTGCGGGCAACTTCGACGTAACCGCAGCCGTTGCGGCAGCCGAGCGTGCGTTTGCAGCGATGCCTCGAGGCGCCCGCGTCGAGGCGACCGCGCCGCGCAATGGTCAAACGCACCCGCGGTTTTCCTTCGTGAAGAACCAATCCAGCCAGACCGACCTTCGCATCGTGTTTCGCGCGGTGAGCGAGCACGACGCGCACGAGCCGAGCGTCGAAATGCTGCTGCGCGTTCTCGACGACGGCATGTCGACGCGTCTCTACGAGCGCATATGTGATCGCCTTGGGCTTTGTTACGACGTGTCGGGGATGTTCGAGGCGTACGAGGACGACGGGGTGGTCGACATAGCGGCAGGTATGGCGCATGACCGGGCGACGATCGTGCTGACGGAGATTTTTGCGTTGGTGGACGAGCTTGCGTCGCATGGGCCGAGGCCGGAGGAGCTCGACAAGGCGAAGGATCGGCATTTGTGGTCGGTGGAGGCGATGGCGGATGACGCGGAGGAGGTGGCGAGCTTCTACGGATTATCCGCGTTTACAAATTCGGTACGGACGCCCCAGTTGCGTCATGAGCAGCTTGCGAGCGTGACGGTGGCCGACGTTCGTGACGCAGCGCAGCGCATTTTCCGTCCGGAACGGATGGGCGTGGTAGCGGTGGGGATGTTGAAGCGGTCGCAGGAGTCGAAGATGGACAAGATTGTTCAGGGGTTTGGTGGGGTGAGGTAG
- a CDS encoding ATP-binding protein has protein sequence MTPHWKLTVEGLGKIEHAEVDIRPLTLFVGPNNTGKSYVASLIWGVVAMQGELEPPEGPELEACRAWVAQHIVEGATPVQVAMHRADIELFERLFRVMLEKNRAVLIQRIFKSEQITARRIAWENEACPSEMAFAWSTDRDDPEKHVLTLTDGPGTTSIKTHPQTNDIRELRAAALDMLVRRIVFYRLTRLFRRFDGPYSRIDPVYLLASRTGFMQLYKAVARRSLERWHQDDVDNRLELTAPSFHFIDMMAFGLRSRVGRRDFGEEADWLERALMGRVELVSGNSAVNEYWYYPAGISKPLPMNLSSTLVTELTPVIAVLRYASSLPLFVYEEPEAHLHPELQRLVAQVIVRLVRKGLFVVVTTHSPDFCQQINNFIKLGSLAADKRAEAQAKLGYGPQVYLEQDDVSGYEFKSDDAGTRTSVVEMKKRPSGLVMPTFNASLASLSDEIFELTELLSEHEVVS, from the coding sequence ATGACACCGCACTGGAAGCTCACGGTTGAGGGGCTCGGCAAGATTGAGCATGCCGAGGTGGATATACGGCCGCTGACGCTGTTCGTCGGACCGAACAACACGGGGAAGAGCTATGTGGCGTCGCTGATTTGGGGGGTCGTGGCGATGCAGGGGGAGCTCGAGCCGCCGGAGGGGCCGGAGCTGGAAGCTTGCAGAGCGTGGGTGGCTCAGCACATTGTGGAAGGCGCGACGCCCGTTCAGGTAGCGATGCATCGTGCAGACATAGAGCTGTTCGAGCGACTCTTTCGCGTAATGCTCGAGAAAAACCGCGCTGTACTCATTCAGCGGATTTTCAAAAGTGAGCAGATTACTGCCCGTCGTATTGCTTGGGAGAACGAAGCGTGTCCGTCGGAAATGGCGTTTGCATGGTCAACGGATCGAGACGATCCGGAGAAGCACGTCCTAACCTTGACCGATGGGCCAGGGACGACGAGCATCAAGACCCATCCGCAAACGAACGATATTCGCGAGCTCAGGGCTGCTGCGCTCGACATGCTCGTGAGAAGAATTGTATTCTATCGATTGACGCGGTTATTTCGACGATTTGATGGTCCATATTCGAGAATTGATCCCGTTTATTTACTGGCATCTCGCACAGGATTCATGCAGCTTTACAAGGCGGTAGCGCGCCGTAGCTTGGAGCGATGGCATCAGGACGATGTCGATAATCGGCTTGAGTTGACCGCACCTTCTTTTCACTTCATCGACATGATGGCATTCGGCCTAAGGAGCAGAGTAGGAAGGCGTGACTTCGGAGAAGAAGCTGATTGGCTTGAACGGGCGCTTATGGGGAGAGTCGAACTGGTTTCTGGGAATTCTGCGGTCAATGAGTATTGGTACTATCCCGCGGGAATATCCAAACCGTTGCCTATGAATCTCTCGTCAACCCTCGTTACTGAACTAACACCAGTTATTGCTGTGCTTCGGTATGCATCAAGTCTTCCGCTGTTCGTCTATGAAGAACCCGAAGCCCACCTCCACCCCGAGCTACAACGACTCGTAGCTCAAGTCATCGTTCGACTCGTGCGTAAAGGGCTTTTTGTCGTGGTCACGACGCACAGCCCGGATTTCTGCCAGCAGATCAACAACTTCATCAAGCTTGGTTCGCTCGCCGCCGACAAACGTGCGGAAGCCCAAGCGAAACTAGGCTATGGTCCGCAAGTTTATCTCGAACAGGATGACGTGTCAGGGTACGAGTTCAAGTCAGATGATGCCGGAACGCGCACGAGCGTCGTCGAAATGAAGAAAAGGCCAAGTGGGCTCGTCATGCCTACGTTCAACGCGTCGCTTGCCAGCTTGAGCGATGAAATCTTTGAGCTTACGGAGCTCCTCTCGGAACACGAAGTGGTGTCATGA